One stretch of Oncorhynchus gorbuscha isolate QuinsamMale2020 ecotype Even-year linkage group LG21, OgorEven_v1.0, whole genome shotgun sequence DNA includes these proteins:
- the LOC124008566 gene encoding probable G-protein coupled receptor 132, with amino-acid sequence MSNSNDSCNLPLNTDTLGLTYIYSLAFSLGLPCNLLSLWGLYQLGRSGGGGCQLVYILNLLLSDLLQLLTLPLWILYLQGAHRWPYGRPACEFVGYVFYVNVYASVVFLCIIALDRCLAIVHPLSSRGVRTVRVAAVLGVAVWTLTFLFCLGGLLPSVFDAERLLCLEQYPVSLRYAHFKIATVVMGFLLPCGILGYTSARIGVTLHHSPSVSDQGRHKITGILIVITVIFIVVFGPYHLVGGYRFVSLLLTDDPCELERSIFLCYRLCYGLTSLNTLLDPLFYIFLCHDARLELRRSLTPCLGQGHTAPKQVRLRLRGNPDQSDSV; translated from the exons ATGTCCAACAGCAATGACAGCTGCAACCTCCCCCTGAACACCGACACACTTGGTCTCACCTACATCTACAGCCTGGCCTTCTCACTCGGTCTCCCTTGCAACCTGCTGTCCCTCTGGGGACTGTACCAACTGGGCCGGTCCGGCGGGGGTGGCTGTCAGCTGGTCTACATCCTCAACCTGctgctctctgacctcctccagctcctcaccctccctctctggatcctCTATCTCCAGGGGGCGCACCGCTGGCCCTACGGCCGCCCCGCCTGCGAGTTCGTGGGCTACGTCTTCTACGTCAACGTCTACGCTAGCGTGGTGTTCCTCTGTATCATCGCACTGGACCGTTGCCTGGCGATAGTACACCCGTTGAGTAGTCGTGGCGTTCGGACCGTGCGGGTGGCAGCGGTATTGGGGGTGGCGGTCTGGACACTGACCTTTCTGTTCTGTTTGGGTGGGCTTCTTCCGTCAGTGTTTGATGCGGAGAGGCTGTTATGTCTGGAGCAGTACCCTGTCAGCCTCAGATATGCTCACTTTAAGATTGCTACGGTTGTCATGGGGTTCCTGCTGCCCTGTGGTATACTAGG CTACACTTCCGCCCGCATAGGCGTGACTCTCCATCACTCGCCATCCGTCTCCGACCAGGGCCGTCACAAAATCACAGGCATCCTCATCGTCATCACCGTCATCTTCATCGTCGTCTTCGGACCCTACCACCTCGTCGGGGGGTACCGTTTCGTCTCCTTGCTCCTCACAGATGACCCCTGTGAATTGGAGCGGTCCATTTTCCTGTGTTACCGGCTGTGCTATGGCCTGACGAGCCTCAACACCCTGCTGGACCCTCTGTTCTACATCTTCCTGTGTCATGACGCCCGTCTGGAGCTCCGCAGGTCACTGACGCCCTGTCTGGGACAGGGGCACACAGCACCCAAACAGGTCAGACTCCGTCTCAGAGGGAATCCTGAtcagagtgacagtgtgtag